One segment of Macrotis lagotis isolate mMagLag1 chromosome 1, bilby.v1.9.chrom.fasta, whole genome shotgun sequence DNA contains the following:
- the MFAP3 gene encoding microfibril-associated glycoprotein 3 isoform X2, with protein MKPHYCLFTLVVNAIIPTAFFLDDVEDNGTIAVKANHTIYNVSLHPNFEISSNSHSSDDFIIAKEGTSVLIECLLTTSHYEDILWYNSKGQLLDQEEEDGKWLIFKNYLNITSITFADRGLYTCIVTSPVHASYSVTLRVIFTSGDMSIYYMIVCLIAFTITLILNITRLCMMSSHLRKTEKAINEFFRTEGAEKLQKAFEIAKRIPIITSAKTLELAKVTQFKTMEFARYIEELARSVPLPPLILNCRAFVEEMFEAVRVDDPDDMGERIKERPALSAQDSIYVITSDIGRSNSPEGDSEDGSLNEQGQEIAVQVSVHLQSETQSIGTDSHSSCHSNPSEEMPWYTLFYVL; from the exons ATGAAGCCACACTATTGCTTGTTCACTCTGGTAGTAAATGCCATTATTCCTACTGCATTTTTCCTGGATGATGTAGAAGACAATGGAACAATAGCAGTAAAAGCAAATCATACTATTTACAATGTCTCTTTACACCCAAACTTTGAAATCTCATCTAATTCCCACAGTAGTGATGATTTCATCATAGCCAAAGAGGGAACCAGTGTTTTGATTGAATGTCTTCTCACCACCAGCCATTATGAAGATATTCTTTGGTACAATTCCAAAGGGCAGTTGCTTGATCAGGAGGAAGAAG ATGGAAAATGGTTGATCTTCAAAAACTACCTGAATATCACCAGCATAACCTTTGCTGACCGTGGACTTTATACTTGTATAGTTACCTCTCCAGTCCATGCCTCTTACTCTGTCACTCTAAGAGTTATCTTCACTTCAGGAGACATGAGCATCTACTACATGATTGTTTGCCTGATTGCCTTCACAATAACTCTTATCTTGAATATCACACGTCTGTGCATGATGAGTAGCCACCTTCGAAAGACTGAGaaagccatcaatgaattctttAGGACAGAAGGTGCAGAGAAGCTTCAGAAGGCCTTTGAGATTGCTAAACGCATCCCCATCATCACTTCAGCCAAGACTCTGGAACTGGCCAAAGTTACACAGTTCAAGACCATGGAGTTTGCCCGCTATATTGAAGAACTGGCGAGAAGTGTTCCTCTTCCACCCCTCATTCTTAATTGTAGGGCATTTGTAGAGGAGATGTTTGAGGCAGTGCGGGTAGATGATCCTGATGACATGggagaaagaatcaaagaaagacCAGCCCTCAGTGCCCAAGACAGTATCTATGTCATCACTTCAGATATTGGGCGCAGTAATTCACCAGAAGGAGATTCAGAAGATGGCTCCCTGAATGAACAGGGTCAAGAGATAGCAGTTCAGGTTTCTGTTCATCTTCAATCAGAAACACAGAGCATTGGTACAGATTCTCACAGCAGCTGTCATTCTAACCCATCCGAAGAG ATGCCCTGGTACACTCTGTTTTATGTTCTTTGA
- the MFAP3 gene encoding microfibril-associated glycoprotein 3 isoform X1, whose product MKPHYCLFTLVVNAIIPTAFFLDDVEDNGTIAVKANHTIYNVSLHPNFEISSNSHSSDDFIIAKEGTSVLIECLLTTSHYEDILWYNSKGQLLDQEEEDGKWLIFKNYLNITSITFADRGLYTCIVTSPVHASYSVTLRVIFTSGDMSIYYMIVCLIAFTITLILNITRLCMMSSHLRKTEKAINEFFRTEGAEKLQKAFEIAKRIPIITSAKTLELAKVTQFKTMEFARYIEELARSVPLPPLILNCRAFVEEMFEAVRVDDPDDMGERIKERPALSAQDSIYVITSDIGRSNSPEGDSEDGSLNEQGQEIAVQVSVHLQSETQSIGTDSHSSCHSNPSEETNFFSGILNFGKIVWEKFHSNQE is encoded by the exons ATGAAGCCACACTATTGCTTGTTCACTCTGGTAGTAAATGCCATTATTCCTACTGCATTTTTCCTGGATGATGTAGAAGACAATGGAACAATAGCAGTAAAAGCAAATCATACTATTTACAATGTCTCTTTACACCCAAACTTTGAAATCTCATCTAATTCCCACAGTAGTGATGATTTCATCATAGCCAAAGAGGGAACCAGTGTTTTGATTGAATGTCTTCTCACCACCAGCCATTATGAAGATATTCTTTGGTACAATTCCAAAGGGCAGTTGCTTGATCAGGAGGAAGAAG ATGGAAAATGGTTGATCTTCAAAAACTACCTGAATATCACCAGCATAACCTTTGCTGACCGTGGACTTTATACTTGTATAGTTACCTCTCCAGTCCATGCCTCTTACTCTGTCACTCTAAGAGTTATCTTCACTTCAGGAGACATGAGCATCTACTACATGATTGTTTGCCTGATTGCCTTCACAATAACTCTTATCTTGAATATCACACGTCTGTGCATGATGAGTAGCCACCTTCGAAAGACTGAGaaagccatcaatgaattctttAGGACAGAAGGTGCAGAGAAGCTTCAGAAGGCCTTTGAGATTGCTAAACGCATCCCCATCATCACTTCAGCCAAGACTCTGGAACTGGCCAAAGTTACACAGTTCAAGACCATGGAGTTTGCCCGCTATATTGAAGAACTGGCGAGAAGTGTTCCTCTTCCACCCCTCATTCTTAATTGTAGGGCATTTGTAGAGGAGATGTTTGAGGCAGTGCGGGTAGATGATCCTGATGACATGggagaaagaatcaaagaaagacCAGCCCTCAGTGCCCAAGACAGTATCTATGTCATCACTTCAGATATTGGGCGCAGTAATTCACCAGAAGGAGATTCAGAAGATGGCTCCCTGAATGAACAGGGTCAAGAGATAGCAGTTCAGGTTTCTGTTCATCTTCAATCAGAAACACAGAGCATTGGTACAGATTCTCACAGCAGCTGTCATTCTAACCCATCCGAAGAG actaattttttttcaggtattCTGAACTTTGGAAAGATTGTGTGGGAAAAATTCCATTCTAACCAAGAATAA
- the MFAP3 gene encoding microfibril-associated glycoprotein 3 isoform X3, protein MKPHYCLFTLVVNAIIPTAFFLDDVEDNGTIAVKANHTIYNVSLHPNFEISSNSHSSDDFIIAKEGTSVLIECLLTTSHYEDILWYNSKGQLLDQEEEDGKWLIFKNYLNITSITFADRGLYTCIVTSPVHASYSVTLRVIFTSGDMSIYYMIVCLIAFTITLILNITRLCMMSSHLRKTEKAINEFFRTEGAEKLQKAFEIAKRIPIITSAKTLELAKVTQFKTMEFARYIEELARSVPLPPLILNCRAFVEEMFEAVRVDDPDDMGERIKERPALSAQDSIYVITSDIGRSNSPEGDSEDGSLNEQGQEIAVQVSVHLQSETQSIGTDSHSSCHSNPSEEVGSPELNS, encoded by the exons ATGAAGCCACACTATTGCTTGTTCACTCTGGTAGTAAATGCCATTATTCCTACTGCATTTTTCCTGGATGATGTAGAAGACAATGGAACAATAGCAGTAAAAGCAAATCATACTATTTACAATGTCTCTTTACACCCAAACTTTGAAATCTCATCTAATTCCCACAGTAGTGATGATTTCATCATAGCCAAAGAGGGAACCAGTGTTTTGATTGAATGTCTTCTCACCACCAGCCATTATGAAGATATTCTTTGGTACAATTCCAAAGGGCAGTTGCTTGATCAGGAGGAAGAAG ATGGAAAATGGTTGATCTTCAAAAACTACCTGAATATCACCAGCATAACCTTTGCTGACCGTGGACTTTATACTTGTATAGTTACCTCTCCAGTCCATGCCTCTTACTCTGTCACTCTAAGAGTTATCTTCACTTCAGGAGACATGAGCATCTACTACATGATTGTTTGCCTGATTGCCTTCACAATAACTCTTATCTTGAATATCACACGTCTGTGCATGATGAGTAGCCACCTTCGAAAGACTGAGaaagccatcaatgaattctttAGGACAGAAGGTGCAGAGAAGCTTCAGAAGGCCTTTGAGATTGCTAAACGCATCCCCATCATCACTTCAGCCAAGACTCTGGAACTGGCCAAAGTTACACAGTTCAAGACCATGGAGTTTGCCCGCTATATTGAAGAACTGGCGAGAAGTGTTCCTCTTCCACCCCTCATTCTTAATTGTAGGGCATTTGTAGAGGAGATGTTTGAGGCAGTGCGGGTAGATGATCCTGATGACATGggagaaagaatcaaagaaagacCAGCCCTCAGTGCCCAAGACAGTATCTATGTCATCACTTCAGATATTGGGCGCAGTAATTCACCAGAAGGAGATTCAGAAGATGGCTCCCTGAATGAACAGGGTCAAGAGATAGCAGTTCAGGTTTCTGTTCATCTTCAATCAGAAACACAGAGCATTGGTACAGATTCTCACAGCAGCTGTCATTCTAACCCATCCGAAGAGGTAGGTTCTCCTGAGCTCAACTCTTAA